The following proteins are encoded in a genomic region of Coregonus clupeaformis isolate EN_2021a chromosome 14, ASM2061545v1, whole genome shotgun sequence:
- the LOC121580626 gene encoding mitochondrial fission factor homolog A-like isoform X2 yields MSGATFPSSSSEEAEMNRIHYELEYTEGISQRMRIPNTLKVAPENQHGLLSQPLAPHMMHVPERIVIAGDDGDSRYSRPRDLDLIQSTPPVDLLDMKAPPRILTLNEHSLDSLETDQAPTPLAHATQGVHSQSRRERTVSDTTSIRQRGPANRTDVSVTLSPVAPSLRACPPLCTPEDVVNLQYSAGGVLSYIQCTTRRAYQQVLEVLEVDNHRRAGHLTLDMDMTPDDSGLVDASSLRRQIVKLNRRLQLLEEENKERSKREVILYSATVAFWLINTWIWFRR; encoded by the exons ATGAGCGGGGcgaccttcccctcctcctcttcggAGGAGGCAGAGATGAATCGGATTCACTATGAGCTGGAGTACACCGAGGGCATCAGCCAGCGCATGCGCATCCCCAACACACTGAAAGTGGCCCCCGAAAACCAACATGGGCTGCTGTCTCAGCCCCTGGCCCCCCACATGATGCATGTACCAGAGAGGATCGTGATAGCAG GGGACGATGGGGACTCCCGTTACTCCCGGCCCAGAGACCTAGACCTGATCCAGTCCACTCCTCCTGTGGATTTACTGGACATGAAGGCACCGCCACGCATCCTCACCCTCAACGAACATTCCCTGGACTCCCTGGAGACGGACCAGGCTCCCACACCACTGGCCCACGCCACTCAGGGG GTCCACTCTCAGTCGCGGCGGGAGCGCACTGTGAGCGATACCACCAGCATCCGCCAGAGAGGCCCGGCCAACAGAACTGACGTAAG tgtaacCCTGTCTCCCGTTGCCCCCTCTCTCCGTGCCTGTCCTCCACTGTGTACCCCTGAGGACGTGGTGAACCTACAGTACAGTGCTGGAGGGGTCCTATCCTACATCCAATGCACCACGCGCCGGGCCTACCAGCAGGTCCTGGAGGTCCTGGAGGTCGACAACCACCGCAG GGCTGGTCACTTGACCCTCGACATGGACATGACCCCTGACGATTCAGGCTTAGTGGACGCCTCGTCACTACGGCGACAG ATTGTGAAGCTGAACCGACGTCTACAACTACTGGAGGAGGAGAACAAGGAGCGCTCCAAGCGAGAGGTGATCCTCTACTCCGCCACCGTGGCGTTCTGGCTCATCAATACCTGGATCTGGTTTCGACGTTAG
- the LOC121580626 gene encoding mitochondrial fission factor homolog A-like isoform X1 has translation MLLLLQGWMSGATFPSSSSEEAEMNRIHYELEYTEGISQRMRIPNTLKVAPENQHGLLSQPLAPHMMHVPERIVIAGDDGDSRYSRPRDLDLIQSTPPVDLLDMKAPPRILTLNEHSLDSLETDQAPTPLAHATQGVHSQSRRERTVSDTTSIRQRGPANRTDVSVTLSPVAPSLRACPPLCTPEDVVNLQYSAGGVLSYIQCTTRRAYQQVLEVLEVDNHRRAGHLTLDMDMTPDDSGLVDASSLRRQIVKLNRRLQLLEEENKERSKREVILYSATVAFWLINTWIWFRR, from the exons ATGTTGTTGTTATTACAAGGCTGGATGAGCGGGGcgaccttcccctcctcctcttcggAGGAGGCAGAGATGAATCGGATTCACTATGAGCTGGAGTACACCGAGGGCATCAGCCAGCGCATGCGCATCCCCAACACACTGAAAGTGGCCCCCGAAAACCAACATGGGCTGCTGTCTCAGCCCCTGGCCCCCCACATGATGCATGTACCAGAGAGGATCGTGATAGCAG GGGACGATGGGGACTCCCGTTACTCCCGGCCCAGAGACCTAGACCTGATCCAGTCCACTCCTCCTGTGGATTTACTGGACATGAAGGCACCGCCACGCATCCTCACCCTCAACGAACATTCCCTGGACTCCCTGGAGACGGACCAGGCTCCCACACCACTGGCCCACGCCACTCAGGGG GTCCACTCTCAGTCGCGGCGGGAGCGCACTGTGAGCGATACCACCAGCATCCGCCAGAGAGGCCCGGCCAACAGAACTGACGTAAG tgtaacCCTGTCTCCCGTTGCCCCCTCTCTCCGTGCCTGTCCTCCACTGTGTACCCCTGAGGACGTGGTGAACCTACAGTACAGTGCTGGAGGGGTCCTATCCTACATCCAATGCACCACGCGCCGGGCCTACCAGCAGGTCCTGGAGGTCCTGGAGGTCGACAACCACCGCAG GGCTGGTCACTTGACCCTCGACATGGACATGACCCCTGACGATTCAGGCTTAGTGGACGCCTCGTCACTACGGCGACAG ATTGTGAAGCTGAACCGACGTCTACAACTACTGGAGGAGGAGAACAAGGAGCGCTCCAAGCGAGAGGTGATCCTCTACTCCGCCACCGTGGCGTTCTGGCTCATCAATACCTGGATCTGGTTTCGACGTTAG